A window of the Desertifilum tharense IPPAS B-1220 genome harbors these coding sequences:
- a CDS encoding glycosyltransferase family 8 protein: MAVEIPGGVSVNSEPLVLVCAADNEFAMPLAAMLASVMANLQTVDGVALFIVNGGIRDRNRRKIQQSLDLNRVTITWLEPPLERLEGLKVQERIPIASYYRLLIPELLPPQYSKAIYLDSDLIVKADLGQLWQLNLENHALLAVQDPIIRTVSNRNGLANYQDLGLAPDTPYFNAGVLVLNLPVWRTQNLSRQILQYLVANRDTLRWHDQDGLNAILAQRWGRLDPRWNQLHIIHKYRSWQESPYPESTYRAVLEDPYIVHYTTSSKPWRVGCQHPKRDLFYDYLNLTAWSGWRPTRWNRGLRKLERLQERFRL, encoded by the coding sequence TTGGCGGTTGAAATCCCCGGAGGAGTAAGCGTTAATAGCGAACCCTTAGTTCTGGTTTGTGCGGCGGATAATGAGTTTGCAATGCCTTTAGCCGCGATGCTGGCTTCAGTAATGGCGAATTTGCAAACCGTGGATGGCGTCGCACTCTTTATCGTCAATGGGGGTATTCGCGATCGCAATCGGCGTAAAATCCAACAATCCCTAGACTTAAATCGGGTAACGATAACTTGGCTAGAACCCCCCCTAGAACGTCTTGAGGGTTTAAAGGTCCAAGAACGCATCCCCATCGCCTCCTATTACCGCCTGCTGATTCCCGAACTCTTGCCCCCACAATACAGTAAAGCCATTTACCTCGATAGCGATCTGATCGTGAAGGCGGATCTCGGTCAACTGTGGCAGCTTAACCTAGAAAACCATGCGCTTCTAGCCGTTCAAGACCCCATTATTCGCACCGTCTCCAATCGCAACGGATTAGCGAACTACCAAGATTTAGGGCTAGCACCCGATACCCCCTACTTTAATGCAGGGGTTTTAGTTCTCAATCTTCCCGTTTGGCGCACCCAGAACCTCAGCCGCCAAATTCTCCAATATCTGGTTGCTAACCGCGATACCCTGCGCTGGCACGATCAAGATGGACTAAATGCAATTCTCGCCCAACGTTGGGGCCGACTTGACCCGCGCTGGAATCAACTGCACATCATCCACAAGTATCGATCTTGGCAGGAAAGTCCCTATCCTGAAAGCACGTATCGCGCGGTGTTAGAAGACCCCTATATTGTGCATTACACGACCTCAAGCAAACCTTGGCGAGTGGGGTGTCAGCATCCCAAACGGGACTTATTTTATGATTACCTCAATTTAACTGCATGGTCGGGCTGGCGACCGACCCGCTGGAACCGAGGGTTACGCAAATTAGAGCGCCTCCAAGAACGCTTCCGGCTCTAA
- a CDS encoding VOC family protein translates to MLKLHSAWLVLAARNWQSLVTFYGQLLNQSPQPCISNVYAEFQLPGLRLGIFEPKASDKGEFAGCTSGSMSLCLEVENLENAIAHLTQLGYPPAAEITQASHGREVYARDPEGNRLILHQAIVANP, encoded by the coding sequence GTGCTGAAACTACACTCGGCTTGGCTGGTTTTAGCGGCCCGTAATTGGCAAAGTTTAGTGACTTTTTACGGGCAGTTGCTCAATCAGTCGCCTCAGCCGTGTATTAGCAATGTTTATGCAGAGTTTCAGCTACCGGGGTTGCGCCTGGGTATTTTTGAGCCAAAAGCCAGCGACAAGGGCGAGTTTGCTGGCTGCACAAGCGGCTCGATGAGTTTGTGCTTGGAGGTGGAAAATTTGGAAAATGCGATCGCCCATTTGACACAATTAGGCTATCCGCCCGCAGCGGAAATTACCCAAGCTTCTCATGGACGGGAGGTCTACGCGCGCGATCCAGAGGGAAATCGCCTGATTCTCCATCAAGCAATTGTTGCAAATCCCTAA
- the glmU gene encoding bifunctional UDP-N-acetylglucosamine diphosphorylase/glucosamine-1-phosphate N-acetyltransferase GlmU, with translation MVAVAILAAGRGTRMKSQLPKVLHPLAGRSLIRRILDSSDCVSPVRRFAIVGYRGDLVKESLADLKDVEFVEQTEQLGTGHAIQQLLPYLTDFQGDLIVLNGDVPLLRPETIQNLLQTHKSNQNAATILTAHLPNPKGYGRVFCDGQNLLQQIVEDRDCTGAQRQNRRINAGIYCFNWEKLAQVLPGLKSENDQQEYYLTDAVNYLNPVMALDVEDYEEILGINDRKQLATAYEILQRRVKEAWMTAGVTLISPETITIDDTVQIEPDAIIEPQTHLRGKTLIRSGCRIGPGSLIENSEIGENVTAMYSVIADSVVQSGTRIGPYAHLRGHVEVGSGCRIGNFVELKNSQLGDRTNVAHLSYLGDAQLGEKVNIGAGTITANYDGVKKHKTKIGDRTKTGSNSVLVAPITLGEDVTVAAGSVLTEDVGNDALAIARSRQVVKPGWRLKSPEE, from the coding sequence ATGGTAGCAGTAGCAATTCTCGCGGCAGGACGCGGGACGCGGATGAAATCTCAGTTGCCCAAGGTGCTTCATCCTTTGGCAGGGCGATCGCTGATTCGGCGTATTCTGGATAGCAGCGATTGTGTCTCCCCAGTTCGCCGTTTTGCCATCGTGGGTTATCGGGGCGATTTGGTTAAGGAGTCGCTAGCAGATCTGAAGGATGTTGAGTTTGTTGAACAAACCGAACAACTCGGAACCGGACACGCGATTCAGCAGTTGCTTCCCTATTTAACAGATTTCCAAGGGGATTTAATTGTCCTGAATGGGGATGTACCGCTATTGCGTCCTGAAACGATTCAAAATTTATTACAGACGCACAAATCTAACCAAAATGCGGCTACGATTCTGACGGCTCATTTGCCCAATCCCAAGGGGTATGGGCGGGTGTTCTGCGATGGTCAGAATTTGTTACAGCAGATTGTTGAGGATCGCGACTGTACGGGGGCGCAACGGCAAAATCGCCGGATTAATGCCGGGATTTATTGCTTTAATTGGGAAAAATTGGCCCAGGTGCTTCCGGGTTTGAAGTCGGAAAATGACCAGCAAGAATATTATCTGACGGATGCAGTCAATTACCTCAATCCGGTGATGGCGCTAGATGTGGAGGATTATGAGGAGATTTTAGGGATTAATGACCGCAAGCAGCTTGCAACGGCTTACGAGATTCTGCAACGCCGGGTAAAAGAGGCGTGGATGACGGCTGGGGTGACGCTGATTAGTCCCGAAACGATTACGATTGACGATACGGTACAGATTGAGCCGGATGCGATTATTGAACCGCAAACTCATCTGCGGGGCAAGACGCTGATTCGTTCGGGCTGTCGCATTGGACCGGGTAGCTTGATTGAAAATAGCGAGATTGGCGAAAATGTGACGGCGATGTATTCGGTGATTGCGGATAGCGTGGTGCAAAGCGGCACTCGTATCGGACCTTACGCGCACCTACGCGGCCATGTGGAGGTGGGTTCGGGTTGTCGGATTGGCAATTTTGTTGAGTTGAAGAATTCCCAATTGGGCGATCGCACTAATGTAGCCCATCTTTCATATCTAGGTGATGCACAACTGGGCGAAAAAGTCAATATCGGTGCGGGAACAATTACGGCCAATTATGACGGCGTGAAGAAGCACAAAACCAAAATTGGCGATCGCACCAAGACAGGTTCTAATAGCGTGTTAGTTGCGCCGATTACCCTGGGTGAAGATGTCACGGTTGCGGCTGGGTCAGTGTTGACGGAAGATGTGGGTAATGATGCGCTGGCGATCGCGCGATCGCGACAAGTGGTTAAACCCGGTTGGCGGTTGAAATCCCCGGAGGAGTAA